In Aristaeella hokkaidonensis, the following are encoded in one genomic region:
- a CDS encoding histidine phosphatase family protein, which yields MKTIYTVQHTQSIHHTNGMVGSWTDWELTDLGKQQADQISLKLQKELEGKAVVLYSSDLMRAKQTAGFIAERLQVTPVYRTELRERNLGKCCGKSVQWLRENIECPEKTIDDRLFSDAESRRDEWNRLKPFFDSVMAEEAENIIIVSHGDLLSVFNAMFLGLEAESLNTVDLFGFAGGVSQMIIKDDGKRTIRRLSDMSYVG from the coding sequence ATGAAAACCATTTATACGGTTCAGCATACACAATCCATCCATCACACCAACGGCATGGTCGGCTCCTGGACAGACTGGGAACTGACAGACCTGGGCAAACAACAGGCGGATCAGATCAGCCTCAAGCTGCAGAAGGAACTGGAGGGAAAAGCAGTGGTGCTTTACTCCTCCGACCTGATGCGCGCCAAGCAGACCGCCGGGTTTATCGCCGAGCGCCTGCAGGTCACGCCGGTTTACCGGACGGAACTGCGGGAACGCAACCTCGGCAAATGCTGCGGCAAATCCGTGCAGTGGCTTCGGGAAAACATCGAATGCCCGGAAAAAACCATCGACGACCGGCTTTTCTCGGATGCGGAAAGCCGCCGGGACGAATGGAACCGGCTGAAGCCCTTCTTTGACAGCGTGATGGCGGAAGAAGCCGAAAACATCATCATTGTGTCCCACGGAGATCTGCTCAGCGTTTTCAACGCCATGTTCCTCGGCCTGGAAGCGGAATCACTGAACACTGTGGATCTGTTCGGCTTTGCCGGCGGGGTTTCCCAGATGATCATCAAGGACGACGGAAAGCGGACGATCCGGCGTCTCAGCGATATGTCCTACGTCGGATAA
- a CDS encoding phage baseplate protein yields the protein MNAASAAYVTARVNGEPCAWHFTGVTAIEHSLSLNLSSTAAQGADLINGARNQPDRVTLTVIETDTEHSPGWAARMLAAMAGLKRKRMLCGVVTSMGSYTDMLLTEITATQDEENQCGWSGSLTFTQYVASDGENAVKTNDNSSTRENTGFTGNLIQLTAETMNRLLESRL from the coding sequence ATGAATGCCGCGTCCGCCGCCTACGTGACCGCCCGGGTGAACGGCGAGCCCTGCGCCTGGCACTTTACCGGCGTAACAGCCATTGAGCACAGCCTGTCGCTGAACCTGAGCAGCACCGCCGCCCAGGGCGCGGATCTGATCAACGGAGCCAGGAACCAGCCGGACCGGGTGACGCTTACCGTGATTGAAACGGACACAGAGCACTCGCCCGGATGGGCGGCCCGCATGCTGGCGGCCATGGCAGGGCTCAAAAGGAAACGCATGCTCTGCGGTGTGGTCACCTCCATGGGAAGCTACACGGATATGCTGCTGACGGAGATCACCGCTACCCAGGATGAGGAGAACCAGTGCGGCTGGAGCGGAAGCCTGACCTTTACCCAGTATGTAGCGTCGGACGGGGAGAACGCTGTGAAGACCAACGACAATTCCTCAACCCGCGAGAATACTGGTTTTACCGGTAATTTGATTCAGTTGACCGCCGAGACTATGAACAGACTGCTTGAATCAAGACTATAA
- a CDS encoding phage neck terminator protein gives MFFSKKPHHTAIFDAFCACLGLKRDSREAAALIHEAYAEPENAPRPPRNRNVIYWTLLQDPASDPVSTAYNPEPAGAGRNSVTVYTTLKYQLIIVCYGPDAEEYALRIRSMLYLDGSGFPRRILREAGIYPVPDPPQPSILYEEEGSLWRKRADLTISLRVQYAIQAPERNSIMFPPAMLVHR, from the coding sequence ATGTTTTTTTCGAAAAAACCGCATCATACCGCCATTTTCGACGCTTTTTGCGCTTGCCTGGGACTGAAAAGGGACTCAAGGGAGGCTGCAGCCCTCATTCATGAGGCTTATGCCGAGCCGGAAAACGCTCCCAGGCCGCCCCGGAACAGGAATGTGATCTACTGGACGCTGCTGCAGGACCCGGCTTCCGATCCGGTATCCACCGCGTATAATCCGGAGCCTGCGGGAGCGGGCAGGAACAGCGTCACGGTGTATACGACGCTGAAATATCAGCTGATTATCGTCTGCTACGGCCCGGACGCGGAGGAATACGCGCTCCGGATCCGATCCATGCTGTACCTGGACGGTTCCGGCTTTCCCCGGCGGATCCTGCGGGAGGCCGGGATTTATCCGGTCCCGGATCCGCCCCAGCCCTCCATCCTGTATGAGGAGGAAGGCTCTCTCTGGCGCAAACGCGCCGACCTGACAATATCCCTGCGTGTTCAATACGCAATACAAGCTCCGGAACGTAACTCAATCATGTTTCCGCCAGCGATGCTTGTTCACCGATAA
- a CDS encoding calcium/sodium antiporter, with protein MLVPVLLFILGLILLIKGGDWFVDGSTDLARRFHVPELVIGATVVSIGTTLPEVLVSATGALSGHSEIAYGNAIGSVICNTALISAITFAVRPCKVEARTFRTPVIFFFAAAVFYALNAYIDRYFTRLSGIALLLLFAAYIAYTIWSGKRHGFGVEDQSENTEDNPLWKTMLMLVVGAAAIAIGARLLVDNGTLIAEWLGVPESVIALTFVALGTSLPELVTAITALRKGHSALSLGNIVGANLFNLVLVSGLSTALCPFAVPTAKSLFGIPVSLAVDIPVMFFVMLFMTLPALKRQKLTRPQGIILLCVYAAFCIFQFVR; from the coding sequence ATGCTCGTGCCGGTTCTGTTATTCATACTCGGATTGATTCTGCTGATTAAGGGCGGAGACTGGTTTGTGGACGGTTCCACGGATCTGGCCCGCCGTTTTCATGTGCCGGAGCTCGTGATCGGAGCAACGGTGGTATCCATCGGAACTACCTTGCCGGAGGTGCTGGTTTCCGCGACCGGTGCCCTCAGCGGCCACAGTGAGATTGCCTACGGCAACGCCATCGGCAGCGTGATCTGCAACACGGCGCTGATCTCGGCCATCACCTTTGCGGTGCGGCCCTGCAAGGTGGAAGCGAGAACCTTCCGTACGCCGGTGATTTTCTTCTTCGCCGCGGCGGTCTTCTATGCACTGAATGCCTACATCGACCGGTATTTCACCCGGCTGTCCGGCATCGCCCTGCTGCTGCTGTTTGCTGCCTATATCGCCTACACCATCTGGTCCGGAAAACGGCACGGCTTCGGCGTGGAGGACCAGTCGGAAAATACCGAGGACAATCCCCTCTGGAAAACGATGCTGATGCTGGTAGTCGGCGCGGCGGCGATTGCTATCGGCGCCAGGCTGCTGGTGGACAACGGAACCCTGATCGCAGAGTGGCTGGGTGTGCCGGAATCCGTGATCGCCCTGACCTTTGTGGCGCTGGGCACGAGCCTGCCGGAACTGGTGACGGCCATCACCGCCCTGCGCAAGGGACACAGCGCCCTGAGCCTGGGCAATATCGTGGGCGCGAACCTGTTCAACCTGGTGCTGGTGTCCGGCCTGAGCACGGCGCTTTGCCCCTTCGCGGTGCCCACCGCCAAGAGCCTCTTCGGGATTCCGGTTTCCCTGGCCGTGGATATCCCGGTGATGTTCTTCGTCATGCTGTTTATGACCCTGCCCGCGCTGAAGCGCCAGAAGCTGACACGGCCCCAGGGCATCATCCTGCTGTGTGTCTACGCGGCCTTCTGCATCTTCCAGTTTGTCAGATAA
- a CDS encoding DUF3383 family protein — translation MLPVTSIARVVVNTIRASFSPSAFDTGLLLVPDASFTEDRRLMIYPSGPAAAAGLTELGFTADSEVYKAVLKYFAASPAPGRLLVSCYPASQSPGEALDAVLERTADFYGVMPASDLNNGELVSLAQHVEALEHPAVFFAPVTSFSAEAGGTLDLLYRNQFKRTLPFCCGTLSDCAAVMGTAMGLELSHTASAFALCYKTVNGIQPEDLTQTQVDSVKAKNGNVYIARGYTHFLLENGTMANGQRYDEVLYIDKIGADLQNAAVTLLAENPDKLPQTDDSTAQFINRFSSILMGYTERGVLASSVWRGADIGPVRGGEIIENGFMLWADSYDDQPDADRAAHKAMPVQVALTPAGSIESIVITVNVQV, via the coding sequence ATGTTACCTGTAACGTCCATTGCCCGTGTGGTTGTGAATACCATACGGGCTTCTTTTTCGCCCTCTGCCTTTGATACCGGCCTGCTGCTGGTGCCGGACGCCTCCTTTACGGAGGATCGGCGGCTGATGATTTATCCCTCCGGCCCGGCCGCGGCGGCGGGACTGACGGAATTGGGTTTCACGGCGGACTCCGAGGTATACAAAGCGGTGCTCAAGTATTTTGCGGCCTCTCCGGCGCCCGGGAGGCTGCTGGTTTCCTGTTATCCGGCTTCCCAGTCTCCGGGAGAAGCGCTGGATGCGGTACTGGAGCGGACGGCGGATTTCTACGGCGTGATGCCGGCTTCCGACCTGAATAATGGGGAGCTGGTCAGCCTGGCGCAGCATGTGGAGGCACTGGAGCATCCGGCGGTGTTCTTTGCGCCGGTGACGTCTTTTTCCGCGGAAGCCGGAGGAACGCTGGATCTGCTGTACAGGAACCAGTTCAAGCGGACGCTGCCCTTCTGCTGCGGAACGCTTTCCGACTGTGCTGCTGTGATGGGCACCGCTATGGGGCTGGAGCTTTCCCATACTGCTTCGGCCTTTGCCCTGTGCTACAAGACGGTCAACGGGATCCAGCCCGAAGACCTGACGCAGACGCAGGTGGACAGCGTCAAGGCGAAGAACGGGAACGTCTATATTGCCCGGGGCTATACCCACTTCCTGCTGGAGAATGGGACCATGGCCAACGGCCAGCGGTATGACGAGGTGCTGTATATCGACAAGATCGGGGCGGATCTGCAGAACGCGGCGGTGACCCTGCTGGCGGAGAACCCGGACAAGCTGCCCCAGACGGATGATTCCACGGCGCAGTTTATCAACCGGTTTTCGTCTATCCTCATGGGCTATACCGAGCGGGGCGTGCTGGCTTCCTCCGTCTGGCGCGGGGCGGATATCGGCCCGGTCAGGGGCGGGGAGATCATAGAGAACGGCTTTATGCTCTGGGCGGACAGCTATGACGACCAGCCGGACGCGGACCGGGCGGCACATAAAGCAATGCCGGTGCAGGTTGCCCTGACACCGGCGGGAAGCATAGAGTCCATTGTGATTACGGTGAATGTACAAGTATAG
- the yfcE gene encoding phosphodiesterase, with product MKLLIASDIHGSALYCGELLKAYDREKADRMLLLGDVLYHGPRNDLPDGYAPKEVIPALNARKNDILCIRGNCDTEVDQMVLDFPLMADYALLCVDGLRIYATHGHVFNPDHMPPLQPGDILLYGHTHIPAWDQRDGVLCLNPGSVSIPKAGSERSYMVLENGVFSWKKLNGEEYHTL from the coding sequence TTGAAACTGCTGATTGCTTCGGATATCCACGGTTCCGCCCTGTACTGCGGAGAACTGCTGAAAGCTTATGACCGGGAAAAAGCCGACCGGATGCTCTTGCTGGGAGACGTTCTTTATCACGGTCCCCGCAACGACCTTCCCGACGGCTATGCCCCGAAGGAGGTCATTCCCGCCCTGAACGCGCGGAAAAACGATATCCTCTGCATCCGGGGAAACTGCGACACGGAAGTGGACCAGATGGTGCTGGACTTTCCCCTGATGGCGGATTATGCCCTGCTGTGCGTTGACGGCCTCCGGATTTATGCCACCCACGGCCATGTTTTCAACCCGGATCATATGCCGCCGCTTCAGCCCGGCGATATCCTGCTCTATGGCCATACCCATATTCCTGCCTGGGATCAACGGGACGGCGTCCTGTGCCTGAATCCCGGCTCCGTCTCCATTCCGAAAGCAGGATCCGAAAGAAGCTACATGGTGCTGGAAAATGGCGTGTTCAGCTGGAAGAAACTCAATGGAGAAGAATACCACACTCTCTAA
- a CDS encoding DUF6889 family protein: MAEGYWRQHELWDGTYTLDDLLDITELIRIRRDNQKRAAQAARLS; encoded by the coding sequence GTGGCGGAGGGGTACTGGCGCCAGCACGAGCTCTGGGACGGAACCTATACCCTGGATGACCTGCTGGACATCACGGAGCTGATCCGAATCCGCAGGGACAATCAAAAAAGGGCGGCACAAGCCGCCCGGTTAAGTTGA
- a CDS encoding Gp138 family membrane-puncturing spike protein: MNNSTETEGFPSGIQALKTEILSSLHCALPGTVEAFDPETGTASVRPALKRNRRNGEPCEMPLLQDVPVFMPVPFEVNPGDACLLVFADCDIDAWFESGRAEVPLSGRQHSLSDAFAFVGFKTGRK; encoded by the coding sequence ATGAATAATTCGACTGAAACGGAGGGGTTTCCTTCCGGCATCCAGGCGCTGAAGACGGAGATTCTCTCCTCCCTTCACTGCGCCCTGCCGGGGACGGTGGAAGCCTTTGATCCGGAAACCGGAACGGCTTCCGTCCGCCCGGCATTGAAGCGGAACCGGAGAAACGGGGAACCCTGCGAAATGCCGCTGCTTCAGGATGTGCCGGTCTTTATGCCCGTACCATTTGAGGTAAACCCGGGAGACGCCTGCCTGCTGGTTTTTGCCGACTGTGACATTGACGCCTGGTTTGAGTCCGGCAGGGCGGAGGTTCCTTTATCCGGCAGGCAGCATTCCCTGTCGGACGCGTTCGCGTTCGTGGGATTTAAAACAGGTAGGAAGTAG
- a CDS encoding peptidoglycan-binding protein, with protein sequence MITPDALIAKFRQALDEHWGYIWGTAGEAWTEAKQKELEKTTDSSRAQGRKYGNKWIGHTVADCSGLFSWAFKKLGGTMYHGSDTMYRKYCVNKGELNKGKRTDQGTLKPGTAVFVWNGSNYSHVGLYAGDGIVIEAMGTIKGVTTTKVSAGKWTHWGELTGVEYNSEFRIHNSELNGVRERKTIRKGSRGASVRECQTLLEQAGYSVGTYGIDGEFGKDTLAAVKAFQQDHGLKVDGIVGPKTWAALTEGRGGDES encoded by the coding sequence ATGATTACACCGGATGCATTGATCGCAAAATTCCGGCAGGCGCTGGATGAGCACTGGGGTTACATCTGGGGTACGGCCGGGGAAGCCTGGACGGAGGCAAAACAGAAGGAACTGGAAAAGACAACGGATTCCAGCCGGGCCCAGGGACGGAAGTACGGGAACAAATGGATCGGGCACACGGTCGCTGACTGCAGCGGCCTTTTTTCATGGGCTTTTAAGAAGCTGGGCGGGACGATGTACCACGGCTCCGACACCATGTACCGGAAATACTGTGTGAACAAGGGGGAACTGAACAAGGGGAAGCGGACGGATCAGGGAACCCTGAAGCCCGGCACCGCGGTTTTCGTCTGGAACGGCAGCAATTACAGCCATGTGGGGTTGTATGCGGGCGACGGAATCGTGATTGAGGCCATGGGGACGATCAAAGGCGTGACTACGACAAAAGTCAGCGCCGGGAAGTGGACGCACTGGGGGGAGCTGACCGGCGTTGAATACAATTCAGAATTCAGAATTCATAATTCAGAATTAAATGGCGTGCGAGAACGCAAAACGATCCGGAAAGGTTCAAGAGGAGCCTCGGTCAGGGAGTGCCAGACTTTGCTGGAACAGGCAGGATACAGTGTCGGTACATATGGGATTGATGGAGAATTTGGAAAAGATACACTGGCGGCGGTGAAGGCGTTCCAGCAGGATCATGGGTTGAAA
- a CDS encoding phage baseplate plug family protein: MNCEFTSSSGYLLPLNSSPRQVMTLNVTLDGEPMQAQVEIRYLPAPDQWFFSLRDHATGELLVNMIPLICSRGEVNDLLLPFRHLREGKGVGSLICLRAGEETESPDPAAGNLQEFSILWSDRMLN, translated from the coding sequence ATGAATTGTGAATTTACATCTTCCTCAGGCTATTTACTCCCTTTAAATTCTTCTCCCCGCCAGGTGATGACCCTGAACGTTACCCTGGACGGAGAACCTATGCAGGCACAGGTGGAGATCCGGTACCTGCCGGCGCCGGATCAGTGGTTCTTTTCGCTGCGGGATCACGCAACGGGAGAGCTGCTGGTGAACATGATTCCGCTGATTTGCTCCCGGGGAGAGGTGAATGATCTGCTGCTGCCCTTCCGGCATCTGCGGGAAGGGAAAGGGGTGGGATCGCTGATTTGCCTGAGAGCGGGAGAGGAGACGGAATCACCTGACCCGGCTGCAGGGAACCTGCAGGAATTCAGCATCCTGTGGAGCGACAGGATGCTGAATTAA
- a CDS encoding GNAT family N-acetyltransferase, whose amino-acid sequence MKLIRPSMEYDRQIQAFRKEYMAYGGSMDGSSGLRKFENTRDWLDQLNPRETLYLYLREEDDRIVGIIKIRPQPEEYAGHIGYCVLPGERRKGYAGQMLALILPECRQLGIHDVLVYCLADNEASRKTILRCGGVYEATVSEPRSGKQLEQYRIHPD is encoded by the coding sequence ATGAAACTGATCAGGCCTTCCATGGAATATGACCGCCAGATTCAGGCTTTCCGGAAGGAATATATGGCATACGGCGGTTCCATGGACGGAAGCTCCGGCCTGCGGAAGTTTGAAAACACACGGGACTGGCTGGATCAGCTGAATCCCCGGGAGACGCTTTACCTGTACCTCCGGGAAGAAGACGACAGGATTGTAGGGATTATCAAAATCCGTCCCCAGCCGGAAGAGTACGCGGGGCACATCGGCTACTGCGTTCTTCCGGGCGAACGCCGCAAGGGTTATGCCGGTCAGATGCTGGCCCTGATCCTGCCGGAATGCCGGCAGCTGGGCATCCATGACGTGCTGGTTTACTGCCTTGCAGACAACGAGGCCAGCCGGAAAACCATCCTGCGCTGCGGCGGCGTTTATGAAGCAACTGTTTCTGAGCCCCGCAGCGGGAAGCAGCTTGAACAATACAGGATCCATCCGGACTGA
- a CDS encoding RNA polymerase sigma factor: MTNQAFTEAVIRMTPTLYRIARGQLLIEADQQDAVQEAIRRSWEKRNSLKNERYLQTWVIRILLNVCHDIQRHGKREFPIEELPEQQQEAPDYIDLRDALFRLQEKERVPVILHYVEGYDVKHVAEILKIPVNSVKTRLMRARAHLRDILNEEALEDNETK, translated from the coding sequence GTGACCAACCAAGCTTTTACCGAGGCCGTTATCCGGATGACGCCCACGCTCTACCGGATCGCCCGCGGCCAGCTGCTGATCGAAGCAGACCAGCAGGATGCCGTACAGGAGGCCATCCGCCGCAGCTGGGAAAAGCGAAACAGTCTGAAGAATGAGCGCTATCTGCAGACCTGGGTCATTCGTATTCTCCTGAACGTATGCCACGATATCCAGCGGCATGGAAAAAGGGAGTTCCCAATAGAAGAACTCCCCGAACAGCAACAGGAGGCACCGGATTATATCGACCTGCGGGACGCCCTGTTCCGGCTGCAGGAAAAAGAACGCGTCCCCGTCATCCTGCATTATGTTGAAGGATATGACGTGAAGCATGTCGCTGAAATCCTGAAGATTCCTGTCAATTCTGTCAAAACCCGGCTCATGCGGGCCCGAGCCCATCTGCGGGACATCCTGAATGAGGAGGCACTGGAAGACAATGAAACGAAATGA
- a CDS encoding phage protein — MAYNVYSLPDVKSVLYHPDVGTANLHLCGIGKITIAAAGDLSSHTSTADGYVVVNRLKTTNGTITIEVPQNSMGDDFLRRWARWARNTNSPNRIALGTLTITDSVSGYRTICTGVSLQKAPDRTYDRTATNVSYTLLATTITEQ, encoded by the coding sequence ATGGCATATAACGTATATTCTCTTCCGGACGTGAAGTCCGTTCTCTATCACCCGGATGTGGGCACGGCGAACCTGCACTTGTGCGGGATCGGGAAGATCACGATCGCCGCGGCGGGCGACCTGAGCTCCCATACCTCCACAGCGGACGGGTACGTGGTGGTGAACCGGCTGAAGACAACCAACGGTACCATCACCATTGAGGTGCCGCAGAATTCCATGGGGGATGATTTCCTCCGGCGCTGGGCCCGGTGGGCCAGGAATACAAACAGCCCGAACCGGATTGCCCTGGGGACGCTGACCATCACGGACAGCGTCTCCGGTTACAGAACAATCTGCACCGGCGTTTCCTTGCAGAAGGCTCCGGACCGGACCTATGACCGGACAGCGACAAACGTGAGTTATACGCTGCTGGCAACGACGATAACAGAACAGTAA
- a CDS encoding DUF6483 family protein gives MYIYEKDYIMRMIYGIIQMLAVILFGKKLDAQDLIIAYGDEFKGNNDYLLELVDKGEINAAENRLFEIIETSGMPKDALGPLILMFYEHVNSKDDDFLAKAGFSREEILTGLRDAMSRIGMDVSEYVNI, from the coding sequence ATGTATATCTACGAGAAAGACTACATCATGCGCATGATCTACGGCATTATCCAGATGCTGGCCGTGATCCTTTTCGGGAAAAAGCTGGACGCCCAGGATCTGATCATTGCCTACGGGGATGAATTCAAGGGCAATAATGATTACCTGCTGGAACTGGTGGATAAAGGGGAAATCAACGCGGCGGAAAACCGGCTGTTTGAAATCATCGAGACGTCCGGTATGCCCAAGGACGCGCTGGGGCCGCTGATCCTCATGTTCTATGAACACGTGAACAGCAAGGATGACGACTTCCTTGCCAAGGCGGGATTCAGCCGGGAGGAAATCCTCACGGGCCTGAGGGACGCCATGAGCCGGATCGGTATGGACGTTTCGGAGTATGTGAATATATAA
- a CDS encoding DUF2612 domain-containing protein has protein sequence MMEWLSLFPGASRDRPRFMALAEAVLRQVSDLAALAAQLQAGFSFGEAEGVQLDQIAAAIGLNRTDIGTDVPDETFRQYLLAKLALWTWDGTNKTVPEVLGIALPGSTQTDNGDGTVTVSMTGSLPVETREVFPIPIGIGIIQN, from the coding sequence ATGATGGAATGGCTTTCTCTTTTCCCGGGCGCTTCCCGGGACCGGCCCCGCTTTATGGCGCTGGCGGAGGCAGTGCTCCGGCAGGTATCGGACCTGGCGGCACTGGCTGCGCAGCTGCAGGCGGGGTTTTCCTTCGGAGAAGCGGAAGGGGTTCAGCTGGATCAGATCGCGGCAGCCATCGGGTTGAACCGTACCGATATTGGAACGGATGTGCCGGATGAAACCTTCCGGCAGTACCTGCTGGCGAAGCTGGCCCTGTGGACCTGGGACGGGACAAACAAAACCGTCCCCGAGGTGCTGGGTATTGCCCTGCCGGGCAGTACGCAGACAGACAACGGGGACGGAACGGTGACAGTGTCTATGACGGGCTCATTACCTGTGGAGACGAGGGAAGTATTTCCGATTCCCATAGGAATTGGAATAATTCAGAATTAA
- a CDS encoding SH3 domain-containing protein, translating into MKKILSIVMILVTVLTLMIPVLASAEEYSGVDMWVNCDNGKTLNVREEPRTGSRVITRLECGTKVHVDYFTGDGWAAISDYHFSGYVQAKFLVSEKPGKYEITEREDDFVALKEPYLVSALARSAKSDSSVGLRVKPNKTSKAIRRLTAGDQLQVIARGKVWSKVVDLQTGKTGYVANDYIRKI; encoded by the coding sequence ATGAAAAAGATTCTCAGCATCGTCATGATCCTGGTTACAGTGCTTACCCTGATGATCCCCGTCCTCGCCTCCGCCGAAGAATACAGCGGCGTGGATATGTGGGTGAACTGCGATAACGGAAAAACCCTGAACGTCCGGGAAGAGCCCCGCACCGGCAGCCGGGTCATCACCCGCCTGGAGTGCGGCACCAAAGTGCATGTTGACTACTTCACCGGAGACGGCTGGGCCGCCATCAGCGACTATCACTTCTCCGGTTATGTGCAGGCCAAATTCCTGGTCAGCGAAAAGCCCGGCAAATACGAAATCACCGAGCGGGAAGACGACTTTGTCGCCTTGAAGGAGCCCTACCTGGTCAGCGCCCTGGCCCGGAGCGCGAAATCCGACAGCAGCGTCGGCCTGCGCGTGAAGCCCAACAAAACCTCCAAGGCCATCCGCCGCCTGACCGCCGGCGACCAGCTGCAGGTCATTGCCCGCGGCAAGGTCTGGAGCAAGGTTGTGGACCTGCAGACCGGCAAAACCGGCTATGTTGCCAATGACTACATCCGGAAGATCTGA
- a CDS encoding MerR family transcriptional regulator, whose translation MMTVHEVSKLAGVSIRTLQYYDKIGLLHPTGYTDAGYRLYDDADLERLQHILLFRELEFPLKDIRDILNSPDFDRSRALEQQIELLKLKKEHIENLMNFALGIKMMGVKHMDFKAFDRSKLDEYSRQAKELYGNTPEYKELEEKQKNRTKEEDNLLADRFMLLFKEAGEMKDKDPASPEAQDLVKRIQDYITENLYTCTNKILRGLGKMYSGGGDFTKNIDAYGGEGTAVFVDNAIQIYCDKAK comes from the coding sequence ATGATGACGGTTCATGAGGTGAGCAAGCTTGCCGGGGTGAGTATACGCACCCTGCAGTACTACGACAAGATCGGTCTTTTGCATCCGACGGGATACACCGATGCGGGTTACAGGCTGTATGACGATGCGGACCTGGAACGCCTTCAGCACATCTTATTGTTCCGTGAACTGGAGTTTCCGCTGAAAGACATCAGGGACATCCTGAACAGTCCTGATTTCGACAGAAGCCGGGCGCTGGAGCAGCAGATCGAACTGCTGAAGCTGAAGAAGGAACACATCGAGAACCTGATGAACTTTGCGCTTGGGATCAAAATGATGGGAGTGAAGCATATGGACTTCAAAGCTTTCGACAGAAGCAAACTGGACGAGTATTCCAGGCAGGCAAAAGAGCTTTACGGCAATACGCCGGAGTATAAGGAACTTGAGGAAAAGCAGAAGAACCGGACCAAAGAAGAGGATAACCTGCTGGCTGACCGGTTCATGCTCCTCTTCAAGGAAGCCGGGGAGATGAAGGATAAAGATCCCGCTTCCCCCGAAGCCCAGGATCTGGTAAAGCGGATACAGGACTACATCACGGAAAACTTGTATACCTGTACCAATAAGATCCTGCGGGGACTGGGAAAAATGTATTCCGGCGGCGGTGATTTTACGAAGAACATCGACGCGTACGGCGGCGAAGGCACAGCCGTGTTCGTGGACAATGCCATCCAGATCTACTGTGATAAAGCCAAATAA
- a CDS encoding HD domain-containing protein: MLPTAEEAMRELRIAEELNPGPWVKHSINTGIAARKIAEKIPSMDPEKACIVGLLHDIGRRVGIVDIPTHIYEGYKYCMEKGWDEAARICMTHSYLRMQEEFDYEPDNETEKAIKAYIMNCEADDYDRLIQLCDSLAVDYGFVILEKRFVDVTRRYGIMEGYIKGWNTAFAIKEAFEKEMGCSIYDVLPDIAQTSLLTPKPWKPKEIHNS; the protein is encoded by the coding sequence ATGCTGCCCACTGCGGAAGAAGCCATGCGGGAACTGCGGATTGCGGAAGAGCTGAATCCAGGTCCCTGGGTGAAACACTCCATCAACACCGGTATCGCCGCCCGGAAGATCGCCGAAAAGATTCCGTCCATGGATCCCGAAAAGGCCTGTATTGTCGGCCTGCTGCACGATATTGGCAGGCGGGTCGGCATTGTGGATATCCCGACCCATATCTATGAAGGCTACAAGTATTGTATGGAAAAGGGCTGGGATGAAGCCGCCCGGATCTGTATGACCCATTCCTATCTCCGCATGCAGGAAGAGTTCGACTATGAACCGGATAACGAAACGGAAAAAGCCATCAAAGCATACATCATGAACTGCGAGGCGGACGACTACGACCGGCTGATCCAGCTTTGCGATTCCCTGGCCGTGGATTACGGCTTTGTCATCCTGGAAAAGCGGTTCGTGGACGTGACCCGGCGGTACGGCATCATGGAAGGATACATCAAAGGCTGGAATACCGCCTTTGCCATCAAGGAAGCCTTTGAAAAGGAAATGGGCTGCTCCATCTACGACGTCCTGCCGGACATCGCCCAGACATCGCTGCTGACCCCGAAGCCGTGGAAGCCAAAGGAAATTCACAATTCATAA